Part of the Procambarus clarkii isolate CNS0578487 chromosome 20, FALCON_Pclarkii_2.0, whole genome shotgun sequence genome, AGGCAAAGActtaaacagcagcagcagcagcagcatcagcagcagcaacaacagcagcatgaaCCAAGCAAGAACAAGAAACAAACAACTGTGGCATTTAAACTCTCAATGGGTCATGCTGTGGCCAGTGTACGAACCCCATACAGAGATGCCAAGAACAATGTGCTCCCAGGACAGCATGGGGAAGTAATGCTAGTCATTGAACAAGGAACAATATTTGCTACAACTGGTTACCAAGGAAGTCCAGACTTGGGATACACTTGCATCTGGGCTGACAAGGGGCATATATATCACAAAGCGGCCAATATTACTCCTGACCGTCCAGTAATATTAGATCCCGAGTCTCCCCTCTCTACCTCTCGGTTAGACGCTATACTTTACCCTAATGATGATGGTGTTATAACAAAGTTAGGTGCAGGAATCAGCAAGAGTGAAGACTGCGAAGATCAAATCACCTTGGCATTAAAAATGGATTTTGATTTGACTCGGAACCTGAAAACTATTATTTTAGCTGGTTGCATGAGAGGAGCTACTCTTCGTCATTATATGTGTACAAGTCCGGAGAGTTGGGTCACACAACTTGGAGATATGTTTGATGTTCAAGATTATCCTATTGCAGGATATGTGCTTCCAGATGTTGTCACAGAAATGAACTTTCACCTATGGGGCTGCGCTCTGGATTATCGTCCTCTACACCTGCCATTAAGAGCAATGTTAACTGTTGATGCATGCTCTATTTCTAGTAATTTAACAATTTCCAGTGATGCAAatgttttacatttcattattgaagatGCAGCTCTATTTTTATCTGATAAACTTTCTGTGCGTAACGTGGACTTAAAGAAAAACTACATTTGTGTGGCTGATTTAGGGGTCTTTGAGTTGTGTTTAAGAATGGTGGAAGATATGAAAGAAAAGAAACCTAAAATTGATTTACTGGCATCTAATAATATGATTCACATTCGGACTTGTGCAGATTCTTGCAAAGCATTGCTGGAGCTCATGATTTATCTGGCCAGTGATGGAGACCTAACAAAAGAAGCATCATCGGTGCCTTCAACAGAAGCTGCTGCACCTACCAGCACTTACAATACTAGTGCAACGTCGTCTCCCATCAGTGAATGTGCTACTATGAAACCTGAAACTCAAGAGACTATTTTCAACCCACGGATGAGAGAAAGTGATTCCCAGCAACTGGAGATGGTTAGGGGTATGATGGACGATGCCATGATTGAGTCGACACCTTCAACATCTTCCTGTGATGAAGATGATGATGCTGATCCGTCTCTGTATTTGAAGAAAGGAGTTGAAGTGTTTTTCTTCCCAGATGATAACATGAAGCAAACTGCAGTAACAGTGCCAACTGTTCAAAAAGATACATCAAAGAAAGACGAGGCAGCTAGTGAAACTGAATTGACAGACACTGAATATGCCTTGAAAGAAGCACAGAAAGAACAACTGGATAATCCATTTGAGGAATATAGCTCTGGTACTGATGAAGAGTTTTGTATTCTTGATGACGCACCTGGCACAGGAATAAAGTCTCCATCTGGTGAACCTCAGGTGCGTATCTTGACTCAGGATCCTGTTATCATTATTGACAACCACTTCACTGTTCCTCTTGGTAAAGTTGATCAACTCAGGGCTCCTAAACACTTCCCTGCTGCATCAATGAAGTATACTCTTCAAGAGTTAACAGTCGTGTGGCACATGTATGGTGGTTCTGATTTTAAGAAACCATCACAAGGTACACTTCTGCAGACGCGTCGTGTTACTATCAGTGATTCAAATGGCAATCCAGACTCTGTTTGTGGAAATTATCCATCCAAAACATCTTTACCTCAGAAGACTTATATAGCAACAGAACCCTCTGTAACAGTAAGAGCTAGTGAGGTTCATTTTTCAAATAGGCACGTATCTCCTACAACTTTCAAGAAATCTCCACCCCATAGTCCGCACCAACAGTCTCGAATGGTGTGGCAAGCAGTTGGAGGCCCAGGTCGGAAACATGACACTCTTCTTGAATTACAGTTGAGTAAGGTTCGTTTTCAGCACGAGATTTATCCTGAAACTGCTCAACAAGCATCCCGCAATGTTCTTCTCATTTATGATGTAGAAATAAAAGATAAGCTTGCTTCTTCCAAGATAAATAAGTTCTTGTATCAGTTTTCATCAGAGACATGTCCACGTCAAGCTCATGCAAATATGGTTCAGGTGAAGGCTCTTACCACAAGACCTGATGGACGGCATGGACCTCAAGAAACTAGTCTCAAGATCTCTTTGCAACCCATTAGACTTCATGTAGATCAAGATGCACTTCTTTTTTTATTTCAGTTCTTTGAGGAGCTTCTTGCATCTGACAAGGAGGGAGAAAGTGGAGAGGAAGAACGACCGCAATCATCTACTTTGGTGCAAGCTCCGATAATGACTGTAAATATTAATCAGGCTGCTCAACTTAGTGTTACAGATAATCAACAACTCCTTGTTAACTTAGAAGAAAAATCACCCGTATCTGATACAGAGGAAAAAAGTATCAAGGCTGATGAAAATTCTCCAACGTACTTTAAATCATTTGTGTTCTCTCCTGATGTGCCTATAAAGATTGATTACCATGGCAAGCATGTAGATATTCATTCTCAGTATGGTTATTTTATAGGACTTATAATTGGATTAGGACAACTTAATCAGTCTGAATTGACTTTAAAGAGTATTGTTCATAAATCAGGTCTCCTGGGAATGGACAAATTGATTCAGTACGTTACTAACGAATGGGTGAATGACATTCGACGTAATCAACTCCCATCTGTTTTAGGGGGTGTTGGGCCAATGCATTCTGTTGGCAAATTGGTTGGTGGTGTTAGAGACTTATTCTTATTGCCAATTGAGCAGTATCAGAAAGATGGTAGACTATTTCGTGGTATTCAGCGTGGAACATCAGCCTTTACGACTTCATCAGCACATGCTGCTCTTGATTTAACAGGACGATTTGTTGGATTCATTCAGTCAACTGCAGAGACAATGTATGACATGGTATCTTCTGGTCCCAGTGTTCATCATAGATATAGATTACGTAGTGGTCACCCACAGGATATCCGTGAGGGAGTTACTACCGCATATGGagttgttagagatggtattggaGAGACAGCTTCAGCAATTGTGCAAGCGGCTACACAGGAACATCAACACAAAGGTGTATCAGGAGCCATCGGAGGAGTCCTTCGACAAATACCACCCACTGTTATGCAGCCAATAATCTTAGCATCAGAAGCTGCTGGTACTGTGATAGGAGGAATGAAAAACCAGTTAGTGCCTGATGCTCGTAAAGAAGCGGCTGACAAGTGGAAAGCATAAGTGAATATAGTAAAAATAAATATGAAGTGATGGATGTTCATCTCCAATGCCCTTCACATCATTGGCATTAACAGAATAGGGTTTTATCTAATTGTACTGTATTGTTATTTCTGTGACTGCTGCACTGTGCCAGTTTGTAGTTTATTAGTTTATTTCTGCAAGACTTGCAAATGGACATTATGGAAACATGTATTTTCAGGATTCTTCTAAGTCGGAAACATGCAGATTGTGCCTCACTTTGTTACTGTAAAGTTGatgtttattttaattttatgttTGTGATAATGAGTAGTCTATGTACCAATGAGTGTTTTTTTAAGCATAGTTTAGTTAATTAAAAGTAAATTGATGACTGTTTTATATGCGTTTATGATTGTTGCACATGTATGAGTATTGATACTATGGTCtcaacttttatttatttattaattaccAAGCCTGGTTaaagtgctatatatatatacagtatatataatatacaatatatatacacaatatatatatatatatatatataatatggtacATGTacaattttttaattttatgGCTTAAATTTGAGCATTCGGTATTAGTTTTACCCCTACAAAATTACTATGTACTGTATGTACAAAGAATGCACAAGATTACATAATCTGTTGCAAGACAAAATGTAATATTCAGTACTAGAGGAAGTTAAGAAATTGTAACATCTTGCTGAAGAGGAGTGTTAATCAAGATTAATGAGCTGCTGATAAGATTCTGCTAATATTTTACAAGACACATTTGAAGTTTCTCCTGAATTCGGGAATGAGAAACTGCCTCTTCTATTATTGCAACAAGTGAGTTACTtcttatatactgtactgtataggatTGTAAATATAATGTTAAAAGAATCTGTAGTATCTGATAAATTTTCTATAAATAACATTTATACTGTAATTAAATGCTTAACTTATATTTAGTTTTCCAGTGCTGTAGGTTTTTAGCTATGCAACTCGGTTAAATCTTGATGCAAGAACCTTACAACCTCAGGATAGTTTTATGCTTAGTCACAATAGGTTGGCAATATACAGCTGGGTTATAGTGGTGCTTCGGAGACACTGGAGAATGCTCGATTGATTGCCTGGATTGATTGCTAGAAAGTATATTAAAAAAATCACAATGTTctttaaaaataattatatacacCAAAGGACTGTTGTGTTTACTGTTCTCACAGATTAGTCTTCTGAAGCTTTGTGTCTGGTCCAGTGTCCTCATgcaggttgagctctgctctttcggcccgcctctcaactgtcaatcaatcaaccataatttttttcacacaggtggaaactgagtgcccaaatgagccacagaggtattagaaagaacatttttagtgtcagagtggttgacaaatagaatgcattaggaggtgatgtggtggaggctgactccatacacagtttcaagtgtagatatgatagagcccaataggctcaggaacctgtacacctgttgattgatggttgagaggcaggaccaaagagccagagctcaacccatgcaagcacaattaggtgagtacacacacaggaggcagcagtaacagctgtctaactcccaggtacctatttactgctaggtaacaggggcatcagggtgaaagaaactgcccatttgtctccgccattgccggggatcgaactccggtCCCCAGGATTGCAAGtcctgagtgctgtccactcagccactaggCACCTTTGAGAGCTCTCACACGCCCTTGTAATGTGAGAGAGGTTAGCATGTAGGAAGGTATACAAATATATAAGAGTGTAAATGCATTAAGACAAATCTTTATGggatatttttggtgaattacaaACATAAGAGCATAGCCTGACAAATCTAAATGTAACATTACATTAGTGTTTCCATTTTCAGTATAAACCCTAAATATTTGTATGTTAACTGCCTGAATAAGAGTTTTTCATTGCATCATTGGTATCAATACaggaaaaattattttttcttccacaGAAGAAATTATTATGTCAAAATATTTGATGCTCCCTATCGCAAGACATTTGTCATTTTCCTGTGCTTGTGCCTGCTGGAGAAATGTATTACCAGTATTTGGACAAGGGGGATTTGCTTCAGTTATTAAAAGGTAATTTTTTTAATACTGTATTTCAATTGATCATGTTAAAATACACTTA contains:
- the Atg2 gene encoding autophagy-related protein 2 homolog A: MFRLGLETFSKMPWYFPWSDAIKKRAIRYLLQRYVGQFLEEKLSLDQLTVDLYNGTGTIKELTLDMGALNEVADQLNLPLRFVDGYIGEICVSIPWHALLSESCFVEVSGLMVTIEPKQMSEDISMVDSMIESMNMTTSMQIAQECLNHHEEESEMEGITDKDASQIIEGIEHFAQAIDTVLNRIKVRFLDTIIRLEHTPKGSQSGVSLEVRISKIDYFDEAGLGKTTPTETGKPGYEQQAFASKKFHIEGLTLYTDEFPAKSKAKSAINPSSESNSSPESGSKVSGSGSGDSFKTAETSPAEDKKFEYNHEKTVRKLITNSSIPMEPILFARFTGSQEISLKLKQADVMGPKVELRMVCGSLIMFLSPRQIHLLLELSEGVASPDKLELEPSVPRMVGGKQKPMDPNDFRKVENELLRELRTPPVSSHALNQHQGWSNAPLEDSDDEFVPMGSGSGGLAKNMSSSQLSGCSDMDSSFSSNMSCSTVRSTSASVSATPYRYTGAGVMMGDHFISGSGRKKSEHSGSRLTHDPSAAVTHFRVQISSVAAVVLHEDVLTTSVENSNMVSKASVAEMQAKSEDFFTILGVHGLFGYSFNAFQEARKKFNEACQINHLRFMAAPLTVEGNEKSSTNKWEMSVNMSLGCAEILECLVDSSVSPVKIEYSDLLLFTEKIEEPTEAIYSGATEPKLKVSISQSQNMTPTGRTRRISKPKLDIKVNLGDCVSEIDMSIVDRISALINRQEVCTKAAEEMFSPELPPSYLNNQACFKQTLDDATLHPETRVNIKVSSTSLTVKLRFPIPDLRPTSNMDRVPWWKRNIRKDVLSLVLQDFEFVTNLDPHMPYSNFEIQSGDIHAYFQEREEDAPISLLQACSSKGAERGFDLPRVVVMVHPLQPWTSLEDEAPRQESIMTKSMMGFLEAVTETEPNPFSRRKVATKQAGDDDVGEITIPADKEEVLEFIENILKNVQLHIDIHLPNAQLLLPSKHIYEVVYNRLVSDLLLWEPSAPKPASHSTRNLGVAHGGLDLASVFMNESIYQSTTQFTMCTSANAAGSDSEEEGDSQFFSVYEHKARQRLKQQQQQQHQQQQQQQHEPSKNKKQTTVAFKLSMGHAVASVRTPYRDAKNNVLPGQHGEVMLVIEQGTIFATTGYQGSPDLGYTCIWADKGHIYHKAANITPDRPVILDPESPLSTSRLDAILYPNDDGVITKLGAGISKSEDCEDQITLALKMDFDLTRNLKTIILAGCMRGATLRHYMCTSPESWVTQLGDMFDVQDYPIAGYVLPDVVTEMNFHLWGCALDYRPLHLPLRAMLTVDACSISSNLTISSDANVLHFIIEDAALFLSDKLSVRNVDLKKNYICVADLGVFELCLRMVEDMKEKKPKIDLLASNNMIHIRTCADSCKALLELMIYLASDGDLTKEASSVPSTEAAAPTSTYNTSATSSPISECATMKPETQETIFNPRMRESDSQQLEMVRGMMDDAMIESTPSTSSCDEDDDADPSLYLKKGVEVFFFPDDNMKQTAVTVPTVQKDTSKKDEAASETELTDTEYALKEAQKEQLDNPFEEYSSGTDEEFCILDDAPGTGIKSPSGEPQVRILTQDPVIIIDNHFTVPLGKVDQLRAPKHFPAASMKYTLQELTVVWHMYGGSDFKKPSQGTLLQTRRVTISDSNGNPDSVCGNYPSKTSLPQKTYIATEPSVTVRASEVHFSNRHVSPTTFKKSPPHSPHQQSRMVWQAVGGPGRKHDTLLELQLSKVRFQHEIYPETAQQASRNVLLIYDVEIKDKLASSKINKFLYQFSSETCPRQAHANMVQVKALTTRPDGRHGPQETSLKISLQPIRLHVDQDALLFLFQFFEELLASDKEGESGEEERPQSSTLVQAPIMTVNINQAAQLSVTDNQQLLVNLEEKSPVSDTEEKSIKADENSPTYFKSFVFSPDVPIKIDYHGKHVDIHSQYGYFIGLIIGLGQLNQSELTLKSIVHKSGLLGMDKLIQYVTNEWVNDIRRNQLPSVLGGVGPMHSVGKLVGGVRDLFLLPIEQYQKDGRLFRGIQRGTSAFTTSSAHAALDLTGRFVGFIQSTAETMYDMVSSGPSVHHRYRLRSGHPQDIREGVTTAYGVVRDGIGETASAIVQAATQEHQHKGVSGAIGGVLRQIPPTVMQPIILASEAAGTVIGGMKNQLVPDARKEAADKWKA